One Phaseolus vulgaris cultivar G19833 chromosome 4, P. vulgaris v2.0, whole genome shotgun sequence DNA window includes the following coding sequences:
- the LOC137838528 gene encoding arabinogalactan protein 1-like: MDASKRMVLAKALKAARATRAGASSAPAADPNLSLTLPSPTPTTTETPLGSSSPPPRSPQPLQTPSSPPPIAAVPLAVASSPALTPLDKGKRVLEILSDDEDSDGGLVFKRRKAARVPIPPAASPREGIPSGTTPLVLPLSLPQ; the protein is encoded by the coding sequence atggatgcTTCCAAGAGGATGGtcttggcgaaagcactgaaggctGCTCGTGCCACCAGGGctggcgcctcctccgcccccGCTGCTGACCCAAACCTCTCACTAACCTTGCCCTCACCAACACCGACCACTACCGAAACtccactaggctcatcttcaccacCCCCACGTAGCCCCCAACCACTTCAAACACCCAGCTCACCTCCGCCCATCGCcgcagtcccactggctgtgGCTTCATCACCTGCTctaaccccccttgacaaaggaaaaagggtgttGGAGATTCTCTCCGATGACGAAGACTCTGACGGTGGGCtagtcttcaagaggagaaaggcTGCTAGGGTTCCCATTCCACCAGCGGCATCACCCAGGGAGGGGAttccttcagggacaacccCCCTAGTGTTACCTCTCTCCCTCCCACAGTAG
- the LOC137838529 gene encoding uncharacterized protein: MHLMRGFNGGSMPEGSDRREGMPFYLGAFLAVALDWRAQARNAALHTQALQALEAKVTALEEEKKALGRQNEAYQASLKLAQEAKEEAERQLGEAMEFQADFYAREVTLQVQITGLQDMAEASEELQKDLKDLKDQCCGQAEKLERMEGEMAAQAKTLGLLQVDHDKLQIKVSRLRVEKEALEKQVASGDSTIKELEKAKKALIDDMAGTFEEGFKEALAQAVCENPGINVSNCDSTHHVIDGHVVPLELDD; encoded by the coding sequence atgcatctgatgaggggcttcaacgGAGGATcaatgccagaaggctccgacaggagggaaggaatgcccttctacttgggagccttcttggccGTGGCCCTTGACTGGCGTGCCCAAGCTAGGAATGCTGCTTTGCACACACAAGCCCTCCAGGCCCTGGAAGCAAAGGTCACCgccctggaggaggagaagaaagCTCTGGGACGCCAAAACGAGGCCTACCAAGCCTCTCTGAAGTTGGCGCAAGAGGCCAAGGAGGAGGCTGAAAGGCAGCTGGGTGAGGCGATGGAGTTtcaggctgacttctacgctcgggAAGTCACTCTCCAAGTTCAAATAACAGGCCTCCAGGACATGGCCGAAGCCTCCGAAGAGCTTCAGAAGGACTTGAAGGACTTGAAGGATCAATGCTGTGGGCAGGCTGAAAaactggagcggatggagggggagatgGCTGCTCAGGCCAAGAcattgggccttctccaggttgaccatGACAAATTGCAGATCAAGGTCAGCCGGCTCcgagtggagaaggaggctctggagaagcaggtggcttCCGGTGACTCCACCATCAAggagttggagaaggccaagaagGCGCTCATCGACGACATGGctggcaccttcgaggagggatttAAGGAAGCTCTGGCCCAGGCTGTCTGCGAGAATCCGGGGATCAACGTttccaactgcgattccacCCACCACGTCATTGATGGGCATGTCGTGCCCCTTGAGTTGGATGATTGA